One genomic window of Synergistetes bacterium HGW-Synergistetes-1 includes the following:
- the cytX gene encoding putative hydroxymethylpyrimidine transporter CytX, producing MEDKQGTTVFGSALIWFGAAVSIAEILTGSLIAPLGFSKGAAAVVIGHIIGCIPLYLAGRIGAETGKSAMETVKISFGRKGSIFFSVLNVTQLVGWTAVMIIGGGRAVAVIAEKYTGTYNSSLWCVVIGFLIIVWIKIGIKNLGKINTFTMAALFSLTVLLSFIIFKGDTATATVGSMSFGSAVELSAAMPLSWLPLISDYTHNSSNPRKASLVSVLVYFAGSTWMYMIGLGASIFTGESDIARIMLSAGLGVAAVFIIVISTVTTTFLDVYSAGVSFSSITDKVSSTTTALIACIAGTALAVFTPIEQYENFLFLIGSVFAPMISILITDFFILKKDHFSDSLNISNFILWIAGFVLYRGFMAMETVFGNTLPVMAAVIVLATAAGKARELISRS from the coding sequence ATGGAAGATAAACAGGGAACGACAGTATTTGGAAGTGCGCTTATATGGTTCGGAGCGGCTGTATCGATTGCGGAGATATTGACGGGGAGCCTTATTGCACCGCTCGGTTTTTCGAAAGGAGCAGCTGCTGTCGTCATAGGTCATATAATCGGCTGCATACCTCTTTATCTTGCAGGCCGCATAGGGGCAGAAACCGGAAAAAGCGCGATGGAGACTGTTAAAATTTCTTTCGGTCGAAAGGGTTCTATCTTTTTTTCCGTGCTGAATGTGACTCAACTCGTCGGCTGGACAGCGGTGATGATCATAGGCGGCGGCCGGGCAGTTGCAGTCATTGCAGAAAAGTACACAGGGACATACAATTCTTCTCTCTGGTGTGTGGTGATAGGATTCCTGATAATAGTATGGATAAAAATAGGAATAAAAAACCTCGGAAAGATAAACACTTTCACTATGGCAGCCCTTTTTTCTCTTACAGTACTTCTCAGCTTCATAATATTCAAGGGAGACACTGCAACTGCGACTGTTGGCAGCATGAGTTTTGGGAGCGCTGTTGAGTTGTCGGCGGCGATGCCGCTTTCATGGCTGCCTCTGATCTCAGACTATACGCATAACTCCTCAAACCCACGCAAAGCATCACTGGTAAGCGTGCTGGTATATTTTGCCGGCAGCACGTGGATGTACATGATAGGTCTGGGAGCCTCGATCTTCACGGGAGAGAGCGATATCGCCAGGATCATGCTGAGCGCCGGCCTTGGAGTGGCCGCGGTATTCATTATTGTGATCTCGACAGTGACTACCACTTTTCTGGATGTATATTCCGCAGGAGTGAGCTTCAGCAGCATAACGGACAAGGTAAGCAGCACGACTACTGCCCTTATTGCATGTATAGCCGGTACTGCTCTCGCAGTTTTTACTCCAATAGAACAGTATGAAAACTTTCTTTTCCTGATAGGGTCTGTTTTTGCCCCGATGATATCAATACTCATAACAGATTTCTTCATCCTGAAGAAGGATCACTTCAGCGATAGCCTAAATATTTCCAACTTTATCCTTTGGATCGCAGGATTTGTTCTTTACAGAGGGTTCATGGCGATGGAGACAGTTTTTGGAAACACACTGCCGGTAATGGCAGCAGTAATAGTACTTGCCACTGCGGCAGGCAAAGCAAGAGAGCTTATTTCAAGAAGCTGA
- a CDS encoding hydroxyethylthiazole kinase, whose amino-acid sequence MFAEIINKVRLDCPLVHCITNYVTVNDCANVLLACGASPVMADDEREAEEIVSISSALVINIGTLNSRTIPSMFKAGRRANELGRPVILDPVGAGASSLRTATAMDLIREIDFAVIRGNISEITAIAGGESKTRGVDASDPELLDGDLPADVISLILKLREKTGAVITVTGPKDIVAGEKDLCIVRNGHPMMSKVSGTGCMLSVITGAFCGAAPSDIAVAAASAAGMFGVAGEFAFERLNSEGGGTSTYRSYIIDEVSKMTPEKMREAVKIEIR is encoded by the coding sequence ATGTTTGCCGAAATTATAAATAAAGTCAGGCTGGACTGCCCTCTTGTCCACTGCATAACCAACTATGTGACTGTAAATGACTGCGCCAATGTACTGCTTGCCTGCGGAGCTTCCCCTGTGATGGCGGATGACGAGCGCGAGGCAGAAGAGATCGTATCGATCTCTTCTGCTCTTGTGATAAACATAGGTACTCTTAACAGCAGGACGATCCCCTCCATGTTCAAAGCAGGCAGGAGGGCAAACGAACTCGGACGGCCGGTGATCCTTGATCCTGTTGGCGCGGGTGCCTCCTCGCTGCGTACTGCAACGGCAATGGACCTGATAAGGGAAATAGATTTTGCTGTCATCAGGGGAAATATTTCAGAGATAACCGCCATAGCAGGAGGGGAGTCAAAAACACGCGGAGTTGACGCGTCCGACCCGGAACTTTTGGATGGCGATCTGCCTGCAGATGTCATCTCCCTGATCCTGAAGCTCAGAGAAAAAACTGGGGCTGTGATCACTGTAACCGGTCCAAAAGATATAGTCGCCGGGGAAAAAGATCTATGCATAGTCAGAAATGGCCATCCCATGATGTCAAAAGTCAGCGGCACAGGGTGCATGCTCTCTGTCATTACAGGTGCCTTTTGCGGGGCAGCCCCTTCAGATATCGCTGTTGCTGCAGCTTCCGCAGCGGGAATGTTCGGAGTGGCGGGAGAGTTTGCTTTTGAACGGCTCAATTCCGAAGGCGGAGGAACTTCTACCTACAGGTCATACATCATAGATGAAGTAAGCAAAATGACCCCGGAAAAGATGAGGGAGGCTGTAAAAATTGAGATTAGATAA
- the thiE gene encoding thiamine phosphate synthase produces the protein MRLDKNSLKLYAVTDRKWLKGSSLEEEVEKAVRAGVTMVQLREKHMEFAELVTLAKKIGAVVHKYNIPLIINDDIEAALASGADGVHVGQDDICASEARQKIGSSMILGVSAGTAEMALEAERCGADYIGAGAVFSTSTKEDAKIMSFDELKRICDSVSIPVVAIGGITEENIMELSGSGIAGAAVVSAIFAKEDVMVSSARLLTLIEKMLSSK, from the coding sequence TTGAGATTAGATAAAAATTCATTAAAGCTATATGCCGTAACTGACAGAAAATGGCTGAAAGGGAGCTCTCTGGAAGAAGAGGTAGAAAAAGCTGTGAGGGCCGGTGTGACTATGGTGCAGCTCAGGGAAAAGCACATGGAATTTGCAGAACTGGTAACCCTGGCAAAAAAAATTGGAGCTGTAGTCCATAAATACAATATCCCCCTGATCATCAACGATGACATCGAAGCTGCATTGGCATCAGGCGCTGATGGTGTGCACGTCGGGCAGGATGATATTTGCGCATCTGAGGCAAGGCAGAAGATCGGCAGCTCTATGATACTCGGGGTATCCGCCGGAACAGCAGAAATGGCTCTTGAAGCGGAAAGATGCGGGGCTGATTACATAGGAGCAGGCGCTGTTTTTTCAACATCAACAAAAGAGGATGCTAAAATAATGTCCTTCGATGAACTCAAAAGAATTTGCGATTCTGTCTCCATACCGGTGGTAGCAATAGGCGGCATTACTGAAGAAAACATAATGGAGCTTTCGGGTTCAGGGATAGCTGGAGCAGCAGTTGTATCGGCGATATTTGCCAAAGAAGATGTCATGGTATCGTCTGCAAGACTGTTGACCCTTATTGAAAAAATGCTGTCGAGCAAATAA
- the thiD gene encoding bifunctional hydroxymethylpyrimidine kinase/phosphomethylpyrimidine kinase, whose protein sequence is MIRKVLTIAGSDCSGGAGIQADLKTMTAFGVYGMSVITALTAQNSTGVFGIMEVDPEFTAKQIDAVFTDIRPDAVKIGMAANSSLIRIISKKLKEYEAVNIVIDPVMVSTSGSRLLRDDAVRSLIEELIPLARVITPNIYEAEVLSGIRIKERDSMTEAARMIAEKTGTSVLLKGGHLVDRADDLLITREGSEIWFYSERIDNPNTHGTGCTLSSAIACGLASGLSLEESVLAAKEYISDALKSGLDLGRDRGPLDHCCRIRTVRE, encoded by the coding sequence ATGATCAGAAAGGTATTAACGATCGCCGGTTCCGACTGCAGCGGCGGAGCGGGCATTCAGGCAGATCTCAAAACGATGACAGCCTTCGGTGTCTACGGAATGAGCGTTATCACTGCACTGACAGCGCAGAATAGTACAGGGGTTTTCGGAATTATGGAGGTCGACCCTGAGTTTACGGCAAAACAGATAGACGCGGTTTTTACGGACATCCGGCCAGATGCTGTCAAGATCGGCATGGCAGCGAATTCATCCCTGATAAGGATCATATCAAAGAAACTTAAAGAGTATGAGGCTGTGAATATTGTGATCGATCCTGTAATGGTATCGACCAGCGGAAGCAGGCTCTTAAGAGATGACGCGGTGAGATCACTAATAGAGGAACTGATACCTCTTGCCAGGGTCATAACTCCCAACATATATGAGGCTGAAGTTCTTAGCGGCATCAGGATCAAAGAAAGAGATAGCATGACTGAGGCGGCACGAATGATCGCAGAAAAAACAGGGACAAGTGTACTTCTGAAGGGGGGACATCTTGTCGACAGGGCGGACGACCTTCTCATAACACGCGAAGGATCAGAGATCTGGTTTTACTCTGAGAGGATAGACAATCCCAATACTCATGGCACCGGATGTACTTTGTCATCTGCAATAGCATGCGGGCTTGCATCGGGTCTTTCTTTGGAAGAGAGTGTTCTGGCTGCAAAAGAGTACATCTCGGATGCGTTGAAAAGTGGACTGGATCTGGGCAGGGACAGAGGTCCCCTTGATCATTGCTGCAGGATCAGAACAGTCAGAGAGTAA
- a CDS encoding ferredoxin, with amino-acid sequence MAKAVVDQDACVGCEACVGVCPTSAISMNDGKAKVDPDTCVECGACVATCPVSAISQ; translated from the coding sequence ATGGCTAAAGCAGTAGTTGATCAGGATGCTTGTGTAGGTTGCGAGGCATGCGTAGGCGTTTGCCCGACATCAGCGATCAGTATGAATGATGGCAAAGCAAAGGTAGATCCCGACACATGTGTAGAGTGCGGGGCCTGTGTTGCTACCTGCCCTGTCAGCGCAATTTCTCAGTAA
- the thiT gene encoding energy-coupled thiamine transporter ThiT, giving the protein MNVPIKILVEGSLCVALSIALSFVKLFALPQGGSVSLGMLPIFIFAIRRGGTAGISAGLTVGLLRLFLGGYVVHPLQALLDYPVASALLGAAGFFRTNRYFGVAAAAFLNLSASVLSGAIFFSEYAPEGMNVWLYSLLYNASVVIPEAVISMTLIYFILPRLDKIGR; this is encoded by the coding sequence ATGAATGTACCAATAAAGATCCTGGTCGAAGGATCCCTTTGTGTTGCATTATCTATAGCGCTTTCGTTTGTAAAATTGTTTGCCCTTCCTCAGGGAGGCTCTGTCAGCCTGGGGATGCTCCCGATCTTTATTTTTGCAATAAGAAGAGGAGGAACGGCAGGAATATCAGCAGGACTTACCGTAGGACTCCTGAGACTCTTTTTGGGAGGATACGTCGTCCATCCTCTACAAGCGCTGCTGGATTATCCTGTAGCAAGTGCCCTTTTGGGCGCTGCTGGTTTTTTCAGGACAAACAGGTACTTTGGGGTAGCTGCTGCTGCATTTTTGAATCTTTCTGCATCAGTCCTCTCAGGTGCGATCTTTTTTTCCGAGTACGCACCGGAAGGTATGAACGTATGGCTCTACTCACTTCTTTACAATGCAAGCGTTGTTATCCCTGAGGCTGTCATCTCTATGACGCTGATTTATTTCATATTGCCGCGGCTTGATAAAATAGGCAGGTAG
- the nhaC gene encoding Na+/H+ antiporter NhaC, which yields MEPRKPSLALTLALFLTVAAMIAASVLVWEVDIHITLILGAMLTIAIGVAVLKYDYATIEKGIIDGIMTGMQACLILYTVGPLIGTWILSGVVPTMIYYGLAILNPSIFLFATLLICSVVSLSTGTSWGTSGTVGIALMGIALGLGIPAPLTAGVVISGAYFGDKMSPLSDTTNLAPAVAGTDLFQHIRAMVWTTGPTYIIVAVITIVIGFRYAGGELDAAKIAAIQALMRAEFWINPVTLIAPLVVIGLSAARKPALPSLWAGIFVAIVIALVNGSGIGEILNIMQYGYVPTVSASIAGAGEDAAALAKVLAESNITVAPDIALEAANDIVKLMERGGLQSMNWTISLIICAFTFGFSMDTCGFLKVMLEAIMKPIKSVGGMVTATILSCFVCDIFLGDQYLSIAMPGTMFRSAYEEKGLHPRMLSRSLEDAGTLLSVLIPWNTCGAYHTTVLGVPTLEYAPYAFLNYLNPIVAILLTYMGIGIAWRGKEGEPVISKTRPANLV from the coding sequence ATGGAGCCTCGTAAACCTTCACTGGCGTTGACTCTTGCATTGTTTTTAACAGTAGCGGCAATGATCGCGGCCAGTGTCCTGGTATGGGAAGTCGATATTCACATTACACTTATCCTTGGCGCAATGCTTACAATTGCGATCGGAGTTGCAGTTCTCAAGTATGATTACGCCACAATTGAAAAAGGCATTATTGATGGCATAATGACAGGCATGCAGGCCTGTCTCATCCTTTATACGGTTGGCCCGCTTATCGGGACCTGGATACTAAGCGGAGTAGTACCAACCATGATTTACTACGGACTGGCTATTCTTAACCCGTCAATTTTCCTTTTTGCCACACTGCTCATATGCTCTGTCGTATCACTATCTACCGGTACATCATGGGGGACCTCAGGAACTGTCGGTATCGCCCTTATGGGGATCGCGCTTGGTCTTGGCATCCCAGCTCCTCTCACGGCAGGCGTAGTTATTTCAGGAGCATACTTCGGCGACAAAATGTCTCCGCTCTCTGATACGACTAACCTGGCACCGGCTGTTGCCGGAACCGACCTTTTCCAGCACATCAGAGCCATGGTGTGGACCACCGGGCCAACTTACATCATCGTTGCTGTTATCACGATCGTAATCGGTTTCCGTTATGCAGGCGGAGAACTTGATGCCGCGAAGATCGCTGCCATCCAGGCACTTATGAGAGCTGAATTCTGGATCAACCCAGTAACGCTCATTGCGCCTCTTGTTGTTATTGGACTTTCCGCTGCACGTAAACCGGCCCTGCCAAGTCTGTGGGCAGGTATCTTTGTGGCTATTGTCATTGCCCTGGTCAATGGTTCAGGAATTGGCGAAATTTTAAATATCATGCAGTACGGCTATGTGCCCACAGTATCAGCCTCTATAGCCGGTGCAGGAGAAGATGCGGCTGCTCTGGCCAAAGTTCTTGCAGAGAGCAACATCACTGTCGCTCCAGATATTGCTCTGGAAGCAGCGAACGACATCGTTAAACTTATGGAACGCGGCGGTCTGCAGTCTATGAACTGGACGATCTCACTCATCATCTGCGCATTCACATTTGGTTTCTCTATGGATACATGCGGTTTCCTCAAGGTCATGCTTGAAGCTATAATGAAACCTATCAAGTCAGTCGGTGGAATGGTAACGGCGACCATCCTCTCCTGCTTCGTATGCGATATTTTTCTTGGTGACCAGTATCTGTCTATAGCGATGCCGGGAACGATGTTCAGATCTGCTTATGAGGAGAAAGGGCTCCACCCTAGGATGCTCTCACGTTCGCTCGAGGACGCAGGTACTCTCCTGTCTGTTCTTATCCCGTGGAACACTTGCGGTGCATACCATACTACGGTTCTTGGTGTGCCGACGCTTGAATATGCTCCATATGCGTTCCTGAACTACCTCAACCCAATAGTAGCAATCCTATTGACCTACATGGGTATTGGTATTGCATGGCGCGGCAAAGAAGGCGAACCTGTAATTTCAAAGACGCGTCCTGCGAATCTGGTTTAG
- a CDS encoding FprA family A-type flavoprotein yields MQKAIKITKNIYWIGGNDRETDLFEGLWTLPKGVSYNAYLINDDKIAIIDTIKSGNLSDYIERLTSVLPAGRTIDYLIVNHMEPDHSGSIRMLRHLYPEMKIIGNKKTVEMIDAFYNITENIIEVKEGDVLDLGHHKVTFAMIPMVHWPESMVTYDTTEKVLFSTDAFGGFSALEGGIFDDELDMIHYEYEILRYFANIVGRYASPTQKAIAKVRTLDPRIICPAHGPIHRTNPKHIVDLYDKWSRHDTDEGVVVVYGSMYGNTKFMTDAIARSISEAGIKDVFVHDVSRDNLSFMVADIWRYKGLVLGSCTYNTELYPPMAALCRSLSNKMMKNRILGICGSYSWSKGALAELQLFAEQSGDWTLIQPSIEVKSCPTEEDLDQCRLLGKNVAEAVKKHFK; encoded by the coding sequence ATGCAGAAAGCGATAAAAATAACAAAAAATATCTACTGGATAGGCGGGAACGATCGCGAGACCGATCTCTTCGAAGGTCTCTGGACTCTTCCAAAGGGAGTATCTTACAACGCTTATCTGATCAACGATGACAAAATTGCGATAATCGACACTATTAAAAGTGGCAACCTTTCCGACTACATAGAAAGGCTCACCTCCGTCCTACCGGCAGGAAGGACAATAGATTACCTAATAGTAAACCACATGGAACCAGACCACTCCGGTTCCATAAGGATGCTTCGCCACCTCTACCCAGAGATGAAGATCATAGGAAACAAAAAGACTGTGGAAATGATCGACGCCTTTTACAATATCACTGAAAACATAATTGAGGTCAAAGAGGGGGATGTCCTGGACCTGGGGCACCACAAGGTGACTTTTGCAATGATACCGATGGTACACTGGCCTGAGAGCATGGTAACCTACGATACAACTGAAAAAGTCCTCTTTTCAACGGACGCCTTTGGTGGATTCAGCGCTCTTGAGGGCGGAATATTCGATGACGAACTCGATATGATCCACTATGAATATGAAATACTCCGTTACTTTGCCAACATAGTCGGAAGATACGCTTCACCGACTCAAAAAGCTATAGCAAAGGTACGGACTCTCGATCCAAGAATAATCTGCCCGGCACATGGACCTATACACAGGACTAACCCGAAGCACATAGTAGATCTTTATGACAAATGGAGCAGGCATGATACCGATGAAGGAGTCGTGGTAGTATACGGTTCCATGTATGGAAATACCAAATTCATGACCGACGCCATCGCCCGTTCGATATCAGAGGCCGGAATAAAAGACGTATTCGTACATGATGTTTCAAGGGACAACCTTTCATTCATGGTAGCGGACATATGGAGGTACAAGGGCTTGGTATTGGGCAGCTGTACATACAATACGGAACTTTATCCTCCGATGGCAGCTCTTTGCAGATCCCTTTCAAACAAAATGATGAAAAACAGGATCCTTGGCATATGCGGTTCCTACAGCTGGAGCAAAGGCGCCCTGGCAGAACTCCAGCTCTTTGCTGAACAGAGCGGGGACTGGACCCTTATACAGCCTTCGATCGAAGTCAAATCATGTCCTACAGAGGAAGATCTCGATCAGTGCAGACTGCTTGGAAAGAATGTTGCAGAAGCGGTAAAAAAACACTTCAAATAA
- a CDS encoding methylmalonyl-CoA mutase, whose product MFDPKQLQEVAEGSTCYESSVAKTLAKNPERKENFTTGGGIPLKRTYTPEDLEGLDYSKDLGFPGQYPYTRGVQPTMFRGRFWTMRQYAGFATAEDSNRRYRYLLSQGTTGLSVAFDLPTQIGYDSDDPMAIGECGKVGVAIDSLADAEILFDQIPLNKVSTSMTINAPASVLLAMYIAVAEKQGTPMNELSGTIQNDILKEYIARGTYIFPPKPSMRLITDIFEFCSNNIPKWNTISISGYHIREAGSTAIQEVAFTLADGIAYIEAAIKSGQDPNVFGKRLSFFFNSHNDFLEEVAKFRAARKIWAKIMKERFGVTDKGAQMLRFHTQTAGCTLTAQQAEINIVRVGIQTMAAVCGGTQSLHTNSLDEALALPTDKSVRIALRTQQIVAYESGITNTVDPLAGSYAVEALTKEIEDGAWEYINKIDEMGGMMTAIEKGYPQKNIQDAAYQYQKSIESGDRIIVGVNKFQVEEDMSERKLLKVDASVGVNQIKKLRAMKENRDNVKVKDCLEAILKGAQGEENLMPLILDAVRHYATEGEICGVLRGVFGEYKENVVL is encoded by the coding sequence GTGTTTGACCCAAAACAGCTCCAGGAAGTGGCAGAAGGCAGCACGTGCTATGAATCATCAGTAGCTAAGACTTTGGCGAAAAACCCTGAAAGGAAGGAAAACTTCACAACAGGTGGAGGGATACCCCTCAAGAGAACATATACCCCAGAGGATCTTGAAGGTCTTGATTACTCAAAGGACCTTGGCTTTCCAGGACAGTACCCCTATACAAGGGGAGTTCAGCCAACAATGTTCCGCGGCCGTTTCTGGACGATGCGCCAGTATGCCGGCTTTGCAACAGCAGAAGATTCCAACAGACGCTATCGTTATCTTCTGAGTCAGGGGACGACCGGTCTTTCAGTTGCATTTGACCTTCCCACCCAGATAGGATACGACTCAGACGACCCAATGGCGATCGGAGAATGCGGAAAGGTCGGAGTAGCGATCGACAGTCTTGCTGATGCGGAGATCCTTTTTGATCAGATACCGCTCAACAAGGTCTCAACATCAATGACGATAAACGCACCTGCATCTGTCCTGCTTGCCATGTACATAGCGGTAGCAGAGAAACAGGGCACCCCGATGAATGAACTTTCAGGGACCATCCAGAACGACATCCTGAAGGAATACATAGCCAGGGGAACATACATCTTCCCTCCCAAGCCGTCGATGAGACTCATCACGGACATCTTTGAATTCTGCAGCAACAACATACCCAAGTGGAACACGATCTCGATCTCAGGCTATCATATCAGGGAAGCCGGATCGACAGCCATACAGGAAGTTGCGTTTACTCTTGCAGACGGTATCGCTTACATTGAAGCAGCCATTAAATCGGGGCAGGATCCGAACGTTTTCGGGAAGCGCCTCTCCTTCTTCTTCAACTCGCACAACGATTTCCTCGAAGAAGTTGCGAAGTTCCGCGCTGCACGCAAGATCTGGGCGAAGATCATGAAGGAACGTTTCGGCGTAACAGACAAGGGCGCCCAGATGCTCCGCTTCCACACTCAGACAGCAGGATGCACCCTCACAGCACAGCAGGCGGAGATCAACATCGTTCGCGTAGGCATCCAGACAATGGCAGCCGTATGCGGAGGAACACAGTCCCTCCACACCAACAGCCTCGACGAAGCACTTGCCCTTCCGACAGACAAGTCGGTCCGCATTGCTCTCCGCACTCAGCAGATCGTAGCCTATGAATCAGGCATCACCAACACGGTAGATCCTCTTGCAGGCAGCTACGCTGTTGAAGCTCTCACCAAAGAGATCGAAGATGGTGCCTGGGAGTACATCAACAAGATAGATGAGATGGGCGGAATGATGACTGCTATTGAAAAAGGATATCCCCAGAAGAACATCCAGGATGCCGCATATCAGTATCAGAAGTCGATCGAATCAGGCGACCGCATTATCGTCGGCGTCAACAAATTCCAGGTCGAAGAAGACATGTCTGAACGCAAACTCCTTAAAGTTGATGCAAGCGTTGGAGTCAACCAGATAAAGAAACTCCGTGCAATGAAGGAAAACCGCGACAACGTAAAGGTCAAGGACTGCCTTGAAGCAATACTCAAGGGAGCGCAGGGCGAAGAGAACCTCATGCCCCTTATCCTTGATGCGGTCCGCCATTATGCAACAGAAGGCGAGATATGCGGAGTTCTTCGCGGAGTGTTTGGCGAATACAAGGAAAACGTGGTTCTTTAG
- a CDS encoding methylmalonyl-CoA mutase, with protein MDRKIRVVVAKPGLDGHDRGAKVVARAFRDAGMEVIYTGLRQTPEQIVATAIQEDADAIGISILSGAHEYCFKTIIDLLKEKNASDIIVFGGGVIPESDYPTLLGFGAGAIFGPGTPTTETIAWLEKAVAEKRSKEA; from the coding sequence ATGGACCGTAAAATTCGCGTAGTTGTTGCGAAACCTGGACTTGATGGCCATGACCGCGGCGCAAAGGTCGTTGCCAGAGCATTCAGAGACGCAGGCATGGAAGTAATATATACAGGACTTCGTCAGACCCCAGAGCAGATCGTAGCCACCGCTATCCAGGAAGATGCAGACGCCATTGGAATAAGCATTCTTTCCGGAGCTCATGAATATTGTTTCAAGACGATCATTGATCTCCTCAAAGAAAAGAATGCAAGTGATATCATAGTTTTCGGTGGAGGAGTTATCCCAGAGTCAGACTATCCTACGCTTCTGGGATTCGGAGCCGGAGCCATATTCGGTCCCGGCACACCCACAACAGAGACAATAGCCTGGCTTGAAAAGGCAGTCGCTGAAAAGAGATCGAAAGAGGCATAG
- the mce gene encoding methylmalonyl-CoA epimerase: MKPTVIDHIGIAVKNIDESLKLWEATLGIKCHGVEEVVEQKVKTAFLPLKDTEVELLEATSPESPIAKFIEAKGEGIHHMAIRVDDLEATLAELKEKGIRLIDEKPRLGAGGAKIAFIHPKATGGILLELSER, translated from the coding sequence ATGAAACCAACAGTTATCGACCACATCGGAATAGCAGTAAAAAACATCGATGAATCTCTCAAGCTCTGGGAAGCCACTCTGGGTATCAAATGTCATGGTGTGGAAGAAGTTGTCGAACAGAAGGTAAAGACAGCATTTCTGCCCCTAAAGGATACTGAAGTCGAACTTCTTGAAGCCACAAGCCCCGAAAGCCCCATAGCAAAGTTTATCGAAGCAAAGGGCGAAGGAATTCACCACATGGCTATAAGAGTAGATGACCTCGAGGCAACACTTGCGGAACTTAAGGAAAAGGGTATTCGCCTTATCGATGAAAAACCGCGCCTTGGCGCTGGCGGTGCAAAAATCGCCTTCATCCATCCCAAGGCGACCGGAGGCATTCTGCTCGAACTGAGCGAACGCTAA